From the Leptospira terpstrae serovar Hualin str. LT 11-33 = ATCC 700639 genome, the window GACTGGCACTTCCATCGTTTATTTAAATCCATCCAAGTGAGTGTACTCGTACATCCTTTACAGTTTTGTCTCAATACATACTTTACATAAAGATGCATTAAAATCCTGATTCAGACGGTAATGAGGATTGCATTGGATTTTTAAAATGCAACAACTTTCCCGTATACAAATCGATCACACCAAGGCTAACTCCATAAAAATGAATCTTTACATGCCTGTCCGAGATTTCCTCTAAACCAACTTCTTCATCTGCTAACGCGGAAGATAGAAAGATCCGATGGCCTTCAATATGAAGATTCCCTATGTCATTGATTTCTCCAATCATGATGTTTGTTGGATAAGAAGCTTTTACAATCCGTTTTGGGAATTTCCTTTTCGACTTTTGGTAATGGTTAGCAGGAAAAGAATTTTGAATTCCTTCATGTGGTCTTAGGTAATTGAATTCTTTCTGAAAATCTCGAAATGCTTTTTGTTGTGTCTCTAAGCTAGACCTTGGAGGCAAAGCCGTTTCTTCCTTTAAGGTTTTATGCATTCTTTCATGCCTACCATTTTGTTGTGGTTTGCCTGGTTCAATCCGCTCCAACTTGATTCCCAGTTTGATCCACCATACAGAAAGTTTACTAAGCCCTGCCAGCGCATTCGAGGCAAATGGTGGACCGTTGTCAGTTCGAATGGCAAGAGGCATTCCA encodes:
- a CDS encoding integrase core domain-containing protein, translated to GMPLAIRTDNGPPFASNALAGLSKLSVWWIKLGIKLERIEPGKPQQNGRHERMHKTLKEETALPPRSSLETQQKAFRDFQKEFNYLRPHEGIQNSFPANHYQKSKRKFPKRIVKASYPTNIMIGEINDIGNLHIEGHRIFLSSALADEEVGLEEISDRHVKIHFYGVSLGVIDLYTGKLLHFKNPMQSSLPSESGF